The genomic stretch TGAGCCTTGCGCATATCATCGTGTCGCCACATCACGCCCTTGGGCATGCCGGTGGTACCGCCTGTATATATGAACAGCAGGTCATCGGGGGAACGCTCGATATCGAGAGGCGCGCCGTTACCTTCTACAAGTTTTTCGTAAGGAAGCGCGAAGGAAGCGATCTGCGAAGCATCGCCGATTTCTACAAATGTATGAACCTTGGTCAACCGTTCCTTCAGTTCAAGAATGCAGTCGCGGAACTCGGAACTGTAAACAATTACCTCGCTATCGGAATCGTCGAAGATGTAGAAAACCTCCTCGGGACGGTAACGATAATTGATGTTCACGTGCGTGAGGCGGCCCTTGAAGCACGCGGCCATCAATTCCCCGTATTCGGGACGGTTGCGCATGTAGAAGGCTATCTTCGCCCCGTCGCCTGCACCTTGCGCGCGCAGATTGCGCGCCAAATTGTTCGAACGCTTCGACATTTCGGGCCAGGTAATGATCCGGTCGCCGTGAATCAGCGCCGGAGCATCTTCCGGGACCGCAGGCTCGATTGCATCAAGGATGTCGCCAAGGTTCCAGTCGATCACGTATTAATTCCTCTCTCCTTGGTGGCCACGATTTTGTCGGTAGCGTGCGCCTAATTCATCGTCTCATGCGACCTGCGTCCACCCCTGCAAGGCCGCTGCTTCGGCCCGGACCGCTTCGGGACCTCCCAGAACCTGGCGGTCGAAACCGATTCGCTTGAACCAGAAATGCAGACCTAGGAGATCGGTAAAACCCATCCCCCCATGCACCTCGGTTGAGGTTCGGGCGACAAAACGGTGGACTTCGCCCGTATGTGATTTGGCATGGCATGCCACCAGCGAAGCCTCGTCGGGCGTCGCATCGAACGCATGGGCGGCATACCAGACCAGCGAACGGGATGGTTCATGGCGGGCAGCCATTTCCGCGCACATATGCTTGACCGCCTGGAAGCTGCCGATCACTCGTCCGAACTGTTCGCGCTGCCCGGCATAGTCGACCGCTTTTTCGATCATAGCCTGGCCCGCACCGAGGCTATCGGCGGCCAGGAGCACCCGGCCGGCGTCCCGCAGGCGCCTGACTGTGGCCCCACCATCGTCCGCGAGAGCCTCGCCCGCTACGCCAGAAAACCGCAGCTCCCCTACGCTCCGGGTGCGGTCGATCGTTTTGAGAGCAACCTTCTCCAGACCCGCAGCATCGCCAGCTACGAAGTGCATACGACCGGCGGTATCGGCTACCAGAAACGCGTCGGCTTCCAGGAAGTCGAGCGCGAACAAAGCCGTTCCGTCGAGCTTTGCGCCGTCGAAGTCCACGCCTGCCCGGTCCCGGATCTCCACCGTTTCCGCGATCGCGACGGCGATTTGCGCCTCGCCCTTCGCTATCCTCGGCAGCCAGTGCGCCTTCAACTCCTCGCTACCGCCCTGTGCCAGCGCAAGGGGTGCCAGTACATGGGCACCGATAAAAGGCACCGGCGCGACGGCATAGCCGAGCTGCTCGGCCACAACGGCGGCATCGAGCATTGTCATCCCGAGCCCGTCATGTTGCTCGGGAACCATCATTCCCCAAATGCCGATTTCGCCCAGCGCCGAACGCACGTTGTCGCTGAAGGGAACCGAGCCCTCCGCGCATTCGCGCACATGATCGAGCGGACAAGTATCAGCAAGAGTGCGGCTGATCGCGTCGCAGAGCATCTCCTGGTCTTGCGAAAGTCCGAAATCCATCAGGCGGCTCCCTTATTCTGCCCGCTTGCAACGGCCGTCGCCTGTTCGGCCGCGGGAGGCGTTGCGAACTTGGGTTCGCGCGGCATTTCCAGCCCGCGTTCGGCGATGATGTTCTTCTGGATCTGGGCGGTGCCTCCACCGATGATCAGACCAAGCTGGAACATGTAGTTCCACTGCCAGGCACCGTCTTCGCGCTCGCGCTCGCTTCCGTGATAAAGTATGCCCATCTCGCCCATTGCGTCGATCGCGAGCGCGGAAATCT from Qipengyuania profundimaris encodes the following:
- a CDS encoding acyl-CoA dehydrogenase family protein yields the protein MDFGLSQDQEMLCDAISRTLADTCPLDHVRECAEGSVPFSDNVRSALGEIGIWGMMVPEQHDGLGMTMLDAAVVAEQLGYAVAPVPFIGAHVLAPLALAQGGSEELKAHWLPRIAKGEAQIAVAIAETVEIRDRAGVDFDGAKLDGTALFALDFLEADAFLVADTAGRMHFVAGDAAGLEKVALKTIDRTRSVGELRFSGVAGEALADDGGATVRRLRDAGRVLLAADSLGAGQAMIEKAVDYAGQREQFGRVIGSFQAVKHMCAEMAARHEPSRSLVWYAAHAFDATPDEASLVACHAKSHTGEVHRFVARTSTEVHGGMGFTDLLGLHFWFKRIGFDRQVLGGPEAVRAEAAALQGWTQVA